One stretch of Streptomyces sp. NBC_01363 DNA includes these proteins:
- a CDS encoding glycosyltransferase, translating to MKILHVVTLHTPDHAFGGPTRVALNLSKVQRAAGDDARIMALGDGFEGPLPREVEGVPAHLFRARHLLPAFEVSGITSGALLHTARRMMRGADLVHVHLMRDLVTLPAALLALASGTPLVVQTHGMVDPTENRVARLTDLLGVRKVLRGADAVLHLTETERLDVNAVAAPVPLTRTVRLVNGVRPQEIKPTREPGRPPTVLFLARIQERKRPEDFVAAMPAVLAEHPDARFVLAGPDTGALPATLELARRLGVMGSLDHVGPLGHEEVLAAGRRADVYVLPSIEEPLGVSVLEAMSVGTPVVITRTCGLGPDVARAGAGRVIDSRVGEDGKNALKVAAAVLELLEPEANTRAGRAAWRLVNEDFTIGAVTATLRRTYEDVVRRSGRQVKRSFPHGT from the coding sequence GTGAAGATCCTGCACGTGGTCACGCTGCACACCCCGGACCATGCGTTCGGTGGCCCGACAAGGGTGGCGCTCAACCTGTCGAAGGTCCAGCGGGCCGCCGGTGACGACGCCAGGATCATGGCGCTGGGCGACGGCTTCGAGGGGCCCCTCCCGCGCGAGGTCGAGGGAGTGCCGGCCCATCTCTTCCGGGCCCGCCATCTGCTCCCCGCGTTCGAGGTCAGCGGAATCACCTCCGGTGCGCTCCTGCACACCGCGCGCCGCATGATGCGCGGCGCCGACCTCGTCCACGTCCATCTGATGCGCGACCTGGTGACACTGCCTGCCGCGCTGCTCGCACTGGCCTCCGGCACACCCCTGGTCGTCCAGACGCACGGCATGGTGGACCCCACCGAGAACCGGGTCGCCCGGCTGACCGATCTGCTGGGGGTGCGCAAGGTGCTGCGCGGGGCCGACGCCGTACTGCACCTCACCGAGACGGAACGCCTCGATGTGAACGCCGTCGCCGCGCCGGTCCCATTGACCCGCACGGTTCGGCTGGTCAACGGCGTACGTCCGCAGGAGATCAAGCCCACCCGGGAGCCGGGGCGGCCGCCGACGGTCCTCTTCCTCGCCCGGATCCAGGAGCGCAAGCGCCCGGAGGACTTCGTCGCCGCGATGCCGGCGGTCCTGGCCGAGCATCCGGACGCCCGCTTCGTGCTGGCCGGTCCCGACACCGGCGCGTTGCCCGCGACCCTCGAACTCGCCCGCAGGCTGGGGGTGATGGGATCGCTCGACCACGTGGGGCCGCTCGGGCACGAAGAGGTCCTGGCGGCGGGACGGCGCGCCGACGTGTACGTACTGCCGTCGATCGAGGAGCCCCTGGGCGTGTCCGTCCTCGAAGCGATGTCGGTCGGCACCCCCGTGGTCATCACCCGCACCTGCGGACTCGGCCCCGATGTGGCGCGCGCGGGCGCGGGCCGGGTGATCGACAGCCGGGTCGGCGAGGACGGGAAGAACGCCCTCAAGGTCGCCGCCGCCGTCCTGGAACTCCTCGAACCGGAGGCCAACACCCGGGCGGGCAGGGCGGCTTGGCGCCTGGTCAATGAGGACTTCACCATCGGGGCCGTGACCGCGACCCTCCGGCGGACCTACGAGGACGTGGTCCGCCGGAGCGGCCGACAGGTCAAACGGTCCTTCCCTCACGGGACTTGA
- a CDS encoding glycosyltransferase family 2 protein yields MSKLPIAVVIPTKNEGLNIAEAVKSVLGHFEAVVVVDSHSTDDTAKIAEDCGAEVITYTWDGGHPRKKQWCLDHVRTDLDWILLLDGDERISPGLLAELRRIFADPGAPKPAAYDIPLGYWFSGKRLRHGYTIRKRSLTDRTRCRYPEVGDLDAPGIGEVEGHYQPVAASAGSLRNPIEHQDLDPVTAWFERHNRYSDWEAWLEHHPEVKEQVRRVKSRQGQLFHKAPFKPLVSFAYMYVYRRGFLDGRAGFDFALAMSFYRWQIALKSREGRTV; encoded by the coding sequence ATGAGCAAGCTGCCGATAGCCGTGGTGATCCCCACGAAGAACGAGGGGCTCAACATCGCCGAGGCGGTGAAGTCGGTGCTCGGCCATTTCGAGGCGGTGGTCGTCGTCGACTCGCACAGCACCGACGACACGGCGAAGATCGCCGAGGACTGCGGGGCCGAGGTGATCACGTATACCTGGGACGGCGGTCACCCGCGCAAGAAGCAGTGGTGTCTGGACCATGTCCGCACGGACCTGGACTGGATTCTGCTGCTCGACGGGGACGAGCGGATCAGTCCCGGTCTGCTGGCCGAACTGCGCCGGATCTTCGCCGACCCCGGTGCGCCCAAGCCCGCCGCGTACGACATTCCGCTCGGCTACTGGTTCTCCGGGAAGCGGCTGCGGCACGGCTACACCATCCGCAAGCGGTCGCTGACCGACCGCACCCGCTGCCGGTACCCGGAGGTGGGGGATCTCGACGCGCCGGGAATCGGCGAGGTCGAGGGCCACTACCAGCCGGTCGCCGCATCGGCCGGATCGCTCCGCAATCCGATCGAGCACCAGGATCTCGACCCGGTCACCGCCTGGTTCGAGCGGCACAACCGCTACTCGGACTGGGAGGCGTGGCTGGAGCACCACCCCGAGGTCAAGGAGCAGGTGCGCAGGGTGAAATCGCGCCAGGGGCAGCTGTTCCACAAGGCACCGTTCAAGCCCCTGGTGTCGTTCGCCTACATGTATGTGTACCGACGGGGTTTCCTCGACGGGCGGGCGGGGTTCGACTTCGCGCTGGCGATGAGCTTCTACCGCTGGCAGATCGCGCTCAAGTCCCGTGAGGGAAGGACCGTTTGA
- a CDS encoding LamG domain-containing protein, translating to MMNGTTGRRRSGRGRLRAAAAALCLLAGALTAAASGGSPATALTPPVSLTADDLTTWQTNGIVWAMAGSDAGVVYTGGTFSTVRPPDAAAGTSERPAVNFAAFDAATGAPTGCSLSFTLSSGTATVRALALSPDQKTLYVGGNFGSVSGVGVSNFAAIDTATCTPRQNFKVAVSATVRALAVTADTVYLGGDFNSVAGQTRNKFAAVTTGAALKPWKANTDEVGRAVELTPDRKHVLIGGDFFKVNGTTSHALAVVDATTGAVAKSYPAGFIPNTSTVKDLTTDATGFYTANEGTGGGVFDGRIALNLSNFEQRWRDTCLGATQAVLVHNGVLYSGSHAHDCATMGEFPNQPRKHLLAQSVDDPKLLPWFPDTNDGIGEPVGPRVMAQADKGGHHYLWVGGEFTTVNGAAQQGLTRFADGPDTGAPWVPNVSLSTVAPGKVEVNWQASFDTDDGELTYRIYRDGASTPVHTTTGRSMFWDRPQLRWTDTDVAAGETHSYRISASDGTNTSAKSTAVSATVASAAEKYPAKVLADGASLYWRYDDASTFAGDTGAGRDSGFARNSPARRVTPAAVTGASTAVGLNGSNQYVYSNKRHPQPAKFSVETWIRTTTAKGGKIIGFGSLTMQNSTQYDKHVYMRDDGRLVFGVKSGSARTITTPAAYNNGAWHHVVATQGSGGMALYVDGKLRASTALYTGNEKYDGYWRVGGDNLNGWPSRPTSDFFAGQIDETAVYPTALSSSQVSAHYALRTTG from the coding sequence ATGATGAACGGAACCACGGGGCGCAGGCGCTCCGGCCGCGGCCGGCTACGTGCCGCTGCCGCCGCGCTCTGCCTGCTCGCCGGAGCGCTGACCGCCGCCGCGTCCGGGGGCTCCCCGGCCACGGCCCTCACCCCGCCGGTCTCCCTGACCGCGGACGACCTCACCACCTGGCAGACCAACGGCATCGTCTGGGCGATGGCCGGTTCGGACGCCGGCGTCGTCTACACCGGCGGCACCTTCTCCACCGTCCGGCCGCCGGACGCGGCAGCCGGCACCTCGGAACGGCCGGCGGTGAACTTCGCCGCCTTCGACGCCGCGACCGGTGCGCCGACCGGCTGCAGCCTGTCGTTCACACTCTCGTCCGGCACGGCGACCGTGCGGGCCCTGGCACTCTCTCCCGACCAGAAGACCCTGTACGTCGGAGGGAATTTCGGTTCGGTGAGCGGCGTCGGGGTGAGCAATTTCGCCGCGATCGACACCGCCACCTGCACCCCTCGCCAGAACTTCAAGGTCGCCGTCTCCGCGACGGTACGGGCGCTCGCCGTCACCGCCGACACCGTGTACCTGGGCGGTGACTTCAACTCGGTGGCCGGACAGACCAGGAACAAGTTCGCCGCCGTCACCACGGGCGCCGCGCTGAAGCCGTGGAAGGCCAACACGGACGAGGTGGGCCGGGCCGTCGAGCTCACGCCCGACCGCAAGCACGTACTGATCGGCGGTGACTTCTTCAAGGTCAACGGCACCACGTCGCACGCCCTGGCGGTCGTGGACGCCACCACGGGGGCCGTGGCCAAGAGCTATCCGGCCGGGTTCATTCCCAACACCTCCACGGTGAAGGACCTGACCACGGACGCCACCGGCTTCTACACCGCCAACGAGGGCACCGGAGGGGGTGTCTTCGACGGCCGGATCGCACTGAACCTGAGCAACTTCGAGCAGCGCTGGCGGGACACCTGCCTCGGCGCCACCCAGGCCGTGCTCGTGCACAACGGCGTGCTGTACAGCGGCAGTCACGCCCATGACTGCGCCACCATGGGCGAGTTCCCGAACCAGCCGCGCAAGCATCTGCTGGCCCAGTCCGTCGACGATCCGAAACTGCTTCCCTGGTTCCCGGACACCAACGACGGGATCGGGGAGCCGGTCGGGCCGCGGGTGATGGCCCAGGCCGACAAGGGCGGTCACCACTATCTGTGGGTCGGCGGCGAGTTCACCACCGTCAACGGCGCCGCCCAGCAGGGCCTGACCCGGTTCGCCGACGGTCCCGACACCGGGGCTCCGTGGGTGCCGAACGTCAGCCTGTCCACGGTCGCCCCGGGCAAGGTGGAGGTCAACTGGCAGGCGAGCTTCGACACCGACGACGGTGAACTCACCTACCGGATCTACCGGGACGGTGCGAGCACCCCGGTGCACACCACGACGGGTCGCTCCATGTTCTGGGACCGGCCGCAGCTGAGGTGGACGGACACGGACGTGGCCGCGGGCGAGACCCACTCGTACCGGATCAGTGCGAGCGACGGCACCAACACCAGCGCCAAGTCGACCGCCGTCTCCGCGACGGTGGCATCCGCGGCCGAGAAGTATCCCGCCAAGGTCCTCGCGGACGGTGCTTCGCTCTACTGGCGGTACGACGACGCCTCGACCTTCGCGGGAGACACCGGCGCCGGGCGGGACAGCGGCTTCGCGCGCAACTCGCCCGCCCGGCGGGTGACCCCGGCCGCGGTGACCGGAGCCTCGACCGCGGTCGGCCTGAACGGTTCGAACCAGTACGTCTACAGCAACAAGCGCCATCCGCAGCCGGCCAAATTCTCGGTGGAGACCTGGATCAGGACGACGACCGCCAAGGGAGGGAAGATCATCGGCTTCGGCAGTCTGACCATGCAGAACAGCACCCAGTACGACAAGCACGTCTACATGCGCGACGACGGCCGGCTGGTCTTCGGCGTGAAGAGCGGCAGCGCCCGGACCATCACCACACCCGCCGCCTACAACAACGGCGCCTGGCACCACGTCGTCGCCACGCAGGGCTCCGGCGGCATGGCGCTGTACGTCGACGGGAAGCTCCGCGCCTCGACCGCCCTGTACACCGGCAACGAGAAGTACGACGGCTACTGGCGAGTGGGCGGGGACAACCTGAACGGCTGGCCCAGCAGGCCGACGAGCGACTTCTTCGCCGGGCAGATCGACGAGACCGCCGTCTACCCGACCGCGCTGAGCAGCTCGCAGGTCAGTGCCCACTACGCGCTGAGGACAACTGGATGA
- the gmd gene encoding GDP-mannose 4,6-dehydratase, whose amino-acid sequence MAKTALITGVTGQDGSYLSELLLDKGYTVHGLIRRSSSFNTERIDHIYQGPEEENRSFLLHHADLADGVALVNLLRDIRPDEVYNLGAQSHVRVSFDAPLYTGDITGLGTIRLLEAVRASGIDTRVYQASSSEMFGATPPPQNERTPFHPRSPYSVAKVYSYWSTVNYREAYGMFAVNGILFNHESPRRGETFVTRKITRGVARIKAGLQTHLHLGNLDAVRDWGYAPEYVDAMWRMLQCDDPDDYVVATGEGVSVRQFLEYAFAHAGLDWREHVRHDAKYERPSEVDALIGDATKAEELLGWKPVVRSRELARIMVEADIRQLSDQLAGAAVRVDR is encoded by the coding sequence GTGGCGAAGACCGCGCTCATCACCGGCGTGACCGGACAGGACGGTTCGTACCTGTCCGAGCTGCTGCTCGACAAGGGGTACACGGTCCATGGACTGATACGCCGCTCGTCGAGCTTCAACACCGAGCGCATAGATCACATATACCAGGGGCCGGAGGAGGAGAACCGTTCGTTTCTGCTGCACCATGCCGACCTCGCCGACGGTGTCGCGCTGGTGAATCTGCTCCGCGACATCCGGCCGGACGAGGTCTACAACCTGGGCGCGCAGTCGCACGTCCGCGTCTCGTTCGACGCTCCGCTGTACACGGGTGACATCACCGGTCTCGGCACCATCCGGCTGCTGGAGGCGGTCCGCGCGAGCGGCATCGACACCCGTGTCTACCAGGCGTCGTCGTCCGAGATGTTCGGCGCCACCCCGCCGCCGCAGAACGAGCGGACCCCGTTCCATCCGCGGAGCCCGTACAGCGTCGCCAAGGTCTACTCGTACTGGTCCACCGTCAACTACCGCGAGGCCTACGGCATGTTCGCGGTCAACGGGATCCTCTTCAACCACGAGTCCCCGCGCCGCGGCGAGACCTTCGTGACCCGGAAGATCACTCGCGGGGTGGCCAGGATCAAGGCGGGCCTGCAGACCCATCTCCACCTGGGCAACCTCGATGCCGTACGCGACTGGGGGTACGCCCCCGAGTACGTCGACGCGATGTGGCGGATGCTCCAGTGCGATGACCCGGACGACTACGTGGTGGCCACCGGCGAGGGCGTCAGCGTCCGGCAGTTCCTGGAGTACGCCTTCGCCCACGCGGGCCTGGACTGGCGCGAACATGTCCGCCACGACGCCAAGTACGAACGCCCCAGCGAGGTCGACGCCTTGATCGGGGACGCCACCAAGGCCGAGGAACTGCTCGGCTGGAAACCGGTCGTGCGGTCGCGGGAGCTCGCCAGGATCATGGTCGAGGCGGACATCCGCCAGCTGTCCGACCAACTCGCCGGAGCGGCCGTGCGGGTGGACCGATGA
- a CDS encoding GDP-L-fucose synthase, with amino-acid sequence MTTDLPGPSQESVRPLLRSGARIFVAGHRGLVGSAVVRLLAAEGHEVITRDRDHLDLRDAARTEAFLREVRPDAVVLAAAKVGGIMANHTYPVQFLEDNLRIQLSVVAGAHAAGVERLLFLGSSCIYPRLAPQPIPESALLTGPLEPTNEAYALAKIAGIVQTRSYRRQYGASYISAMPTNLYGPGDNFDPETSHVLPALIRRFHEACRDCSSAVTLWGSGSPRREFLHVDDLAAACLLLLERYDGDEPVNIGCGSDLTIRELASMVQNVTGFQGTVEWDTTKPDGTPRKLLDVSRLTALGFVPRIALRDGIARTYAWWLERQTAQV; translated from the coding sequence ATGACGACTGATCTCCCCGGCCCTTCCCAGGAATCCGTCCGCCCCCTCCTGCGATCCGGTGCGCGCATCTTCGTCGCGGGCCACCGTGGCCTGGTCGGATCGGCGGTGGTGCGCCTCCTCGCCGCCGAGGGGCACGAGGTGATCACCCGTGATCGGGACCATCTCGATCTGCGCGACGCCGCGCGGACCGAGGCGTTTCTCCGTGAGGTCCGTCCGGATGCCGTGGTGCTGGCCGCCGCCAAGGTCGGCGGGATCATGGCCAACCACACGTATCCGGTGCAGTTCCTCGAAGACAATCTGCGCATCCAGCTGAGCGTCGTCGCCGGGGCGCACGCGGCCGGGGTCGAGCGGTTGCTCTTCCTCGGCTCGTCCTGCATCTACCCCAGGCTCGCCCCGCAGCCGATCCCCGAAAGCGCCCTGCTCACCGGCCCGTTGGAACCGACCAACGAGGCGTACGCGCTGGCCAAGATCGCCGGAATCGTGCAGACCCGGTCCTACCGCCGGCAGTACGGCGCCTCGTACATCAGCGCCATGCCCACCAACCTCTACGGCCCGGGGGACAACTTCGACCCGGAGACCTCGCACGTACTGCCCGCGCTGATCCGCCGCTTCCACGAGGCGTGCCGGGACTGCTCGTCCGCGGTCACGCTCTGGGGTTCCGGGAGTCCCCGCCGGGAATTCCTGCACGTCGACGATCTCGCCGCCGCGTGCCTCCTGCTGCTGGAGCGTTACGACGGCGACGAGCCGGTCAACATCGGTTGCGGGAGCGATCTGACGATCCGTGAACTGGCATCCATGGTCCAGAATGTGACGGGATTTCAGGGAACCGTCGAATGGGACACGACGAAGCCCGACGGCACCCCGCGCAAGCTGCTCGACGTCTCCCGGCTCACCGCTCTCGGCTTCGTGCCGCGGATCGCGCTGCGTGACGGGATCGCCCGGACCTACGCATGGTGGCTGGAGCGGCAGACCGCGCAGGTCTGA
- a CDS encoding exopolysaccharide biosynthesis polyprenyl glycosylphosphotransferase, which produces MGHVELPDSDRSAPVGLAGAPRPRSVADRPRSNELDALWRAPSAQRERSGPAAARRRTARCIPVVVGAELLGLGVPAWLVLRIGEQSRTAVAASVAVAALAWSGLRAVRGRYADRPPGGPPGVLGTTGDWLLLIGVLAVLGTITGGSADPAETVVALLPGLPAGIAAQALRRLPWPGRRQRAVRRVLVVGEAPGVDRAVRMLASRADHPYAVVAAVPVGTAPLECGVTVPGRLAPAPADDDVSTVLGGAFAQEADLALVVPGPRLSEERLCRLTRGLHDGGLSLSVLPGLSGIAADRVRPTAAAGLTLLHIAPPLRRGPQPALKAVVDRVGAALGLLVLAPLLILIGAAVRLGSAGPVFHRQIRHGQHNRPFTMWKFRTMVADAESHKQRLVAANEIDGPMFKMRRDPRVTGIGRLLRRSSLDELPQLLNVLRGDMSLVGPRPPLPEEVSRYDERELRRLTVKPGLTGLWQVSGRSDLSWQETVSLDLWYVDNWSVATDVGLMARTLRAVTDGRGAY; this is translated from the coding sequence ATGGGGCATGTCGAGCTACCCGATTCGGACAGATCAGCACCCGTGGGACTGGCGGGAGCGCCGCGTCCGCGGTCTGTTGCGGATCGGCCTCGCAGCAACGAACTCGACGCGTTGTGGAGGGCGCCGAGCGCACAGCGCGAACGTTCCGGGCCGGCCGCCGCGAGGAGAAGGACGGCCCGGTGCATACCGGTCGTCGTCGGCGCCGAACTTCTCGGCCTCGGGGTTCCGGCATGGCTCGTCCTGCGCATCGGCGAGCAGTCGCGGACCGCGGTGGCCGCGTCCGTGGCCGTGGCCGCACTGGCGTGGTCCGGCCTGCGGGCCGTGCGCGGCCGGTACGCGGACCGGCCCCCGGGCGGACCGCCGGGGGTGCTGGGCACGACCGGGGACTGGCTGCTCCTCATAGGTGTGCTCGCCGTGCTGGGCACCATCACCGGCGGATCGGCCGATCCCGCGGAGACGGTCGTGGCACTGCTGCCCGGCCTGCCGGCCGGCATCGCGGCGCAGGCCCTGCGGCGGCTGCCGTGGCCGGGGCGCCGGCAGCGGGCCGTCCGGCGGGTGCTGGTGGTCGGCGAGGCGCCGGGGGTGGACCGCGCCGTCCGGATGCTCGCGTCCCGTGCGGACCATCCGTACGCGGTCGTGGCCGCGGTCCCGGTGGGGACCGCACCGCTGGAGTGCGGGGTCACGGTGCCGGGCCGGCTCGCACCGGCTCCGGCCGACGACGACGTGTCGACCGTGCTGGGCGGGGCCTTCGCCCAGGAGGCGGACCTGGCGCTGGTGGTTCCCGGGCCCCGGCTCTCCGAGGAGCGGCTGTGCCGGCTCACCCGGGGGCTGCACGACGGCGGGCTCTCGCTGTCCGTGCTGCCGGGGCTCTCGGGCATAGCGGCCGACCGGGTGCGGCCCACCGCGGCGGCCGGGCTCACCCTGCTGCACATCGCGCCACCCCTGCGCCGGGGGCCGCAGCCCGCCCTGAAGGCCGTCGTGGACCGCGTCGGCGCCGCCCTCGGCCTACTGGTCCTGGCACCCCTGCTGATCCTGATCGGCGCGGCGGTACGGCTCGGCTCCGCCGGGCCGGTGTTCCACCGCCAGATCCGCCACGGGCAGCACAATCGGCCATTCACGATGTGGAAGTTCCGCACCATGGTGGCCGACGCGGAGAGCCACAAGCAGCGGCTCGTCGCCGCGAACGAGATCGACGGCCCGATGTTCAAGATGCGCCGCGATCCCCGGGTGACCGGAATCGGCCGTCTGCTGCGCCGGTCCTCGCTCGACGAGCTCCCGCAACTGCTCAATGTGCTCCGCGGCGACATGTCACTGGTCGGTCCACGCCCGCCGTTGCCGGAGGAGGTGTCCCGCTACGACGAGCGCGAGCTCCGGCGGCTCACGGTGAAACCGGGACTGACCGGTCTGTGGCAGGTCAGCGGCCGCTCGGACCTGTCCTGGCAGGAGACGGTCTCGCTCGACCTGTGGTACGTCGACAACTGGTCGGTGGCCACGGACGTGGGACTCATGGCCCGTACGCTGCGCGCCGTCACCGACGGCCGCGGGGCGTACTGA
- a CDS encoding MASE1 domain-containing protein, with the protein MIRSERTSSTAVAVLRVLAVAAAYYAAGGLGLIREVSVHGAVVTPLWPPTGIALGALLYLGLSAWPGIALGSLLVVATLSGSVTPSTFAVVAGNTVAPVCSYLILRGAGFRRELDRLRDGVMLVFLGALAGMVISATVGTGMLLLDGKLPLSGFWPVWAAWWSGDAMGVLVVTPLLLVLRRLRMPRTTDRWIEASVLLIVSVTISLVATRSSLAMLYLVFPLVVWAALRFRLAGSAPCALLVSVLAVIAGTQGVGPFEGHTILHVMVNLTVLNGCVALIALLLAALVTEQSNIRHRIERACEELAEVVDHLAPGRTAAAWPPRPEDELDGG; encoded by the coding sequence GTGATCCGCAGCGAGAGAACCAGCAGTACGGCCGTGGCCGTACTGCGTGTCCTGGCCGTCGCCGCTGCCTACTACGCGGCCGGAGGGCTCGGCCTCATCCGGGAGGTGTCCGTCCACGGCGCGGTCGTCACACCGCTCTGGCCGCCGACGGGCATCGCGCTGGGCGCCCTGCTCTACCTGGGCCTGAGCGCCTGGCCCGGTATCGCGCTGGGCTCCCTGCTCGTCGTCGCCACACTCAGCGGCTCGGTCACGCCCTCCACCTTCGCCGTCGTGGCGGGCAACACCGTGGCGCCCGTCTGCTCGTATCTCATACTCCGCGGGGCCGGTTTCCGCAGGGAGCTGGACCGGCTGCGCGACGGGGTCATGCTGGTCTTCCTCGGCGCGCTGGCCGGGATGGTCATCAGCGCGACCGTGGGCACGGGCATGCTGCTGCTGGACGGCAAACTGCCCCTGAGCGGGTTCTGGCCTGTCTGGGCGGCATGGTGGTCGGGGGACGCCATGGGGGTGCTCGTGGTCACCCCGCTGCTGCTCGTGCTGCGCAGGCTGCGGATGCCGCGGACCACCGACCGGTGGATCGAGGCGAGCGTGCTGCTGATCGTCTCCGTCACGATCTCGCTGGTGGCGACCCGCAGCTCATTGGCGATGCTCTACCTGGTGTTCCCCCTGGTCGTCTGGGCCGCCCTGCGATTCCGGCTGGCGGGGAGCGCGCCCTGCGCCCTCCTCGTGTCGGTCCTGGCAGTGATCGCGGGAACGCAGGGGGTGGGTCCGTTCGAGGGCCATACCATCCTTCACGTGATGGTCAACCTCACCGTGCTCAACGGCTGCGTGGCCCTGATCGCGCTGCTGCTCGCGGCGCTCGTGACCGAGCAGAGCAATATCCGGCACAGGATCGAACGCGCCTGCGAGGAACTGGCCGAAGTGGTGGATCATCTGGCGCCGGGAAGGACGGCGGCCGCGTGGCCGCCCCGGCCCGAGGATGAACTCGACGGCGGCTGA
- a CDS encoding PP2C family protein-serine/threonine phosphatase, translating to MNRRRPPRSASAEELLTTLQQLTSRARREVELHQARVELAEVLQREMLPAALPARPGLQIAARYTPARSGLDIGGDWYDGFVLPDGALAFAIGDVQGHDVEAAAFMGQIRIAMRAIAATATDPGEVVGRTNDLLVSVGSGLFATCTFVRLDPHTRELHSARAGHVAAVWATADGRSGLTSDEGGLPLGIQAGERYPVTRRQLTAPGAFVLVTDGVVEGPSFPIDRGMDAVMRLVLAQVGADAGELADAVLRAAEQTGHQDDAAVLVVRHGAAPGRP from the coding sequence ATGAACCGGCGTCGTCCTCCCCGTTCGGCGAGCGCCGAGGAGTTGCTCACCACGCTGCAACAGCTCACCTCCCGGGCCCGCCGCGAGGTGGAGCTCCATCAGGCGCGGGTGGAACTGGCCGAGGTGCTCCAGCGCGAGATGCTCCCCGCGGCGCTGCCCGCCCGTCCCGGCCTCCAGATCGCCGCCCGGTACACACCGGCCCGCAGCGGGCTGGACATCGGCGGCGACTGGTACGACGGATTCGTACTGCCGGACGGTGCGCTGGCCTTCGCCATCGGGGACGTACAGGGCCACGACGTCGAGGCCGCCGCGTTCATGGGCCAGATCCGCATCGCCATGCGGGCGATCGCCGCCACCGCCACGGACCCCGGCGAGGTCGTGGGCCGGACCAACGACCTGCTGGTCTCGGTGGGCTCCGGCCTCTTCGCGACCTGTACGTTCGTCCGCCTCGACCCGCACACCCGGGAACTGCACAGTGCCCGCGCCGGGCATGTCGCCGCGGTGTGGGCCACGGCCGACGGCCGTTCCGGCCTGACCAGTGACGAGGGCGGGCTGCCCCTGGGGATCCAGGCGGGCGAGCGGTATCCGGTCACCCGGCGGCAGCTGACGGCTCCGGGCGCGTTCGTCCTGGTCACGGACGGAGTGGTCGAGGGTCCTTCGTTCCCGATCGACCGGGGTATGGATGCGGTGATGCGGCTGGTGCTCGCACAGGTCGGCGCCGACGCCGGCGAGCTGGCCGACGCGGTGCTGCGGGCGGCGGAGCAGACCGGGCACCAGGACGACGCCGCCGTCCTCGTGGTACGTCACGGGGCCGCCCCCGGCCGACCCTGA